The nucleotide sequence GACCATGAAAACCAGAAACTGGCACAACAGGAGGCCCAGCAATGATTCTGCTGTTTGAAATCGGCACCGAAGAACTCCCGGCCTTCTATGTGGATGAGGGCCGCGAAGGGCTTGAAAACCTGCTCTCTGAACGTCTGAAACAGGCCCGCCTGACGTTTGATTCCATCGAACTGTTCTCTACACCACGCAGGCTTGCTGCACGCATCTCTGGCCTCCCAGAGCGTCAGGAGCGTCAGGTCACCGAACGCCGTGGACCCAGCGTCAAAGCTGGAGAGAAAGCTGCACAGGGCTTCGCGGGCAGCATTGGCAAAACCCTTGCCGACCTGACCGAAAAAGACGGTTATTACTACGTCACCCTGACCGATGAAGGCAAAGCCACCCAAGACCTGCTCCCAGAGCTTCTGGCCAATGTGGTCCGTGACCTGCCTGCCAAACGCAAAATGCGCTGGGGTGCCGTGGAAGACTGCCAGTTTGTGCGCCCGGTGCAGTGGTTGGTGGCCCTCCTGGACGATCAGGTGCTGCCTGTGCAGGTGGCTGGACTGACCGCCTCCAGAACCACCAAAGGGCACCGTTTCATGGCCCCCACCCCCTTCAACATCCAGAGCCCTGCTTCTTACGAGCAGCAACTTGAAGAAGCTTACGTGATTGCCAGCCAGCAAAAACGTTATGACCTCGTGATCGAAGCTGCAAAAGGTGCCCTCGAAGAGGGTCAATCTCTGGAATGGCATGACGATCTGGTGAGCGAGATCGTCAACCTTGTGGAGTACCCCACCGCTTACCTCGGGCGTTTTGACGAGAAGTACCTGAAACTCCCTGACGAGGTGCTGGCTGAAACCATGATGGTCCACCAGCGCTACTTCCCGGTCAAAGGGGAAACCCGTCTGGTGAACGGCTTTGTGGTGATCTCCAACAACCGGGTTCCTGACGTGTCTGTGCCCATGAAAGGCTATGTGCAGGTGCTCGATGGTCGCCTCTCGGACGCCCTGTTCTTCTGGAACAACGACACCACCAAAACTCTGCTGGAGCACCGCGAACGCCTCTCTGGCATGGCTTTCCAGAAGGGCCTCGGAAACATGCTGGACAAGCAAACCCGTTTGCGTGACCTGTCCCAGAGGCTGGCCGCCAAACTGGGTGCAGACTCTGGTGTGGTCTCTCAGGCTGCAGAGGTCTTCAAAGCTGATCTGGCCACCCAACTGGTCTACGAGTACGCCGACCTTGCAGGTGTGGTGGGCAAAGCCTACGCTCTGAACGAAGGCAAAGCTGCAGAAGTCGCAGATGCGCTGGAACAAGGGGTCAAACCTGTCACTGCCGAGGCCGAACTGCCTGCCACCCTGACCGGAGCAGTGCTGTCTCTGGCAGACCGTCTGGACACACTGGTGGGCTTCTTTTCGATTGGCAAAGCCCCCTCAGGCAGTGCGGATCCCTTTGGCCTGCGCCGTTTGGGAATTGGTGCCGTGCGTCTGGTGGCCGCTTTTGGCATTGAAGTGTCTTTGATGGCCCTCCTAAAGGAAGCTGCAGCCGTTTATGCTGCCCAAAACATTGAAGTGTCCGAAGCCAGCCTGCAACAGCTGGAAACCTTCCTGTGGGAACGCTTCTCGGGCCTGATGACCTCTGCTGGGTACCCTGTGCAGTCTGTTCGGGCTGCCAGAGAAGCCGCCAGCAATTTCTACCCTGCTGCGTGGCGCATTGCCCTGCTGAAAGAACTGTCCCAGCAAGCCGAATTCGAGGACCTCGCCACCCTGTACAAACGTGCAGCGAACCTCTCCAAAGACGTGGAAGCCTCTGAAGTGCAACTGGACCTCGCAGAGCACGACTCTGAACGTGCCCTGTTCGCAGCTTTGAAAGAGTTGCAAGAGGCCAGCGTGCAACTGGAGTACGCAGCCAAAGCCGCTTTCCCTGCATGGGACATCTCTGAAGGCAGCGAAAGCAAACTGCCTCTGGAAAACCAGATCCGTCAGGTGGTCCTGATCAAACCCATCTTGGACGCCTTCTTCAACGATGTGATGGTGATGGTGGAAAACGAACAG is from Deinococcus misasensis DSM 22328 and encodes:
- the glyS gene encoding glycine--tRNA ligase subunit beta encodes the protein MILLFEIGTEELPAFYVDEGREGLENLLSERLKQARLTFDSIELFSTPRRLAARISGLPERQERQVTERRGPSVKAGEKAAQGFAGSIGKTLADLTEKDGYYYVTLTDEGKATQDLLPELLANVVRDLPAKRKMRWGAVEDCQFVRPVQWLVALLDDQVLPVQVAGLTASRTTKGHRFMAPTPFNIQSPASYEQQLEEAYVIASQQKRYDLVIEAAKGALEEGQSLEWHDDLVSEIVNLVEYPTAYLGRFDEKYLKLPDEVLAETMMVHQRYFPVKGETRLVNGFVVISNNRVPDVSVPMKGYVQVLDGRLSDALFFWNNDTTKTLLEHRERLSGMAFQKGLGNMLDKQTRLRDLSQRLAAKLGADSGVVSQAAEVFKADLATQLVYEYADLAGVVGKAYALNEGKAAEVADALEQGVKPVTAEAELPATLTGAVLSLADRLDTLVGFFSIGKAPSGSADPFGLRRLGIGAVRLVAAFGIEVSLMALLKEAAAVYAAQNIEVSEASLQQLETFLWERFSGLMTSAGYPVQSVRAAREAASNFYPAAWRIALLKELSQQAEFEDLATLYKRAANLSKDVEASEVQLDLAEHDSERALFAALKELQEASVQLEYAAKAAFPAWDISEGSESKLPLENQIRQVVLIKPILDAFFNDVMVMVENEQVRQNRLAALAQVRQAVQGLARLELL